The following are encoded together in the Triticum dicoccoides isolate Atlit2015 ecotype Zavitan chromosome 6B, WEW_v2.0, whole genome shotgun sequence genome:
- the LOC119323947 gene encoding uncharacterized protein LOC119323947 produces MEGAGACAVAAPSRATVSGPGAAPPGRGFRLSCRRSARRRADGRARVSRDTNGAEAEPDSKGRIPQDDSGYLLTLGLGSVGGAAAVKYGSVLLPDITRPNIVEALLMVSLPMAAAVLILLKLSSTSTQD; encoded by the exons ATGGAGGGCGCGGGTGCGTGCGCGGTGGCCGCGCCATCCCGGGCCACCGTCTCTGGCCCCGGCGCAGCACCGCCGGGGCGCGGCTTCCGCTTGAGCTGCCGGCGCTCGGCGAGGAGACGCGCCGACGGTCGCGCTCGCGTGTCCCGCGACACCAACGGCGCCGAGGCGGAGCCGGACAGCAAGGGGCGAATCCCGCAG GATGACTCCGGCTACCTGCTGACGCTGGGGCTCGGGTccgtcggcggcgcggcggccgtgaAGTACGGCAGCGTGCTGCTCCCCGACATCACGCGGCCCAACATCGTGGAGGCGCTGCTCATGGTGTCCCTGCCCATGGCGGCCGCCGTCCTCATCTTGCTCAAGCTCAGCTCCACTTCCACACAGGACTAG
- the LOC119323946 gene encoding chaperone protein DnaJ-like: MALALSTLPFAPSTPPPASFRPRGAHFAPSPAGRSGGLGVGLPLACAAPRKNRGRRRRGGGLVVFAAADYYATLGVQRSATIKDIKAAYRKLARQYHPDVNKEPGATDKFKEISSAYEVLSDDKKRALYDQYGEAGVKSAVGGNAGAYTSNPFDLFETFFGASMGGGGGFSGMDQSAFRTRRRSTAAQGEDIRYDVILGFSEAIFGTEKDIILSHLETCDACSGSGSKVGSKAKICSTCGGRGQVMRTEQTPFGLFSQVSICPTCVGEGEVISEYCRKCSGEGRVRVRKEIKVKIPPGVSKGSTLRVRGEGDAGPKGGPPGDLFVCLDVEEPSDIKRDGINLYSTVSISYIEAILGTVEKVRTVEGSSELRIPPGTQPGDVLVLAKQGVPSLNRPSIRGDHLFTVKVSIPKRISGREKELLEELASLKNGGFARAPVKPKPVHKENGSRAAPEVSDQPDDGEGDWLKKLSDFAGSIVNGASKWLKDNL, translated from the exons ATGGCGCTCGCGCTCTCCACGCTCCCCTTCGCCCCCTCCACCCCGCCGCCCGCCTCGTTCCGCCCCCGCGGGGCCCACTTCGCTCCCTCCCCCGCCGGCAGGAGCGGCGGCCTCGGCGTCGGGCTCCCCCTCGCGTGCGCGGCGCCGCGGAAGAACCGCGGGCGGAGGCGGCGCGGCGGGGGCCTGGTGGTGTTCGCGGCGGCCGACTACTACGCGACGCTCGGCGTGCAGCGCTCCGCGACCATCAAGGACATCAAGGCCGCATACCGGAAGCTCGCGCGCCAG TATCATCCTGATGTTAATAAGGAACCTGGAGCAACCGACAAGTTCAAAGAGATAAGCTCAGCCTATGAG GTTCTGTCAGATGATAAGAAGAGGGCGTTGTATGACCAATATGGTGAAGCCGGGGTTAAGAGTGCGGTTGGGGGCAATGCTGGAGCTTATACA TCGAATCCATTTGATCTGTTTGAGACATTCTTTGGAGCAAgcatgggtggtggtggtggcttttCTGGTATGGACCAGAGTGCATTTAGGACACGCAGAAGGAGCACTGCTGCTCAGGGTGAAGACATAAG ATATGATGTGATTCTAGGGTTCTCAGAGGCAATATTTGGAACAGAAAAAGATATCATATTATCCCATTTGGAGACTTGTGATGCTTGTAGCGGTTCTGGTTCAAAGGTTGGCTCAAAGGCAAAAATATGCTCCACATGTGGTGGGCGAGGGCAAGTAATGCGAACCGAGCAGACACCATTTGGTCTCTTCTCCCAG GTTTCTATTTGCCCCACTTGTGTAGGAGAGGGTGAGGTCATTTCAGAGTATTGCAGGAAATGCTCTGGAGAGGGGCGTGTTCGTGTCAGAAAAGAGATCAAAGTAAAAATCCCTCCAGGAGTTAGTAAAGGTAGCACTCTTCGTGTACGTGGTGAAGGTGATGCAGGACCAAAAGG AGGGCCTCCTGGAGATCTTTTTGTTTGCCTTGATGTAGAGGAGCCATCCGATATTAAAAGGGATGGTATCAACTTGTATTCAACTGTGTCGATAAGCTACATTGAAGCTATTTTGGGTACAGTTGAAAAG GTCAGAACTGTTGAGGGAAGTAGTGAACTTCGAATACCTCCAGGCACCCAACCTGGTGATGTATTGGTCCTAGCGAAGCAAGGTGTTCCATCGTTGAATAGGCCATCTATACGCGGTGATCATCTATTCACTGTTAAGGTCTCTATACCCAAACGTATAAG TGGGCGAGAAAAGGAGTTACTTGAGGAACTTGCGTCGTTGAAAAATGGTGGTTTTGCCCGTGCACCTGTGAAGCCAAAAC CTGTACATAAAGAGAATGGAAGCCGTGCTGCTCCAGAAGTATCAGATCAACCTGATGATGGGGAGGGTGACTGGTTGAAGAAACTTTCTGATTTTGCTGG ATCCATTGTCAACGGGGCATCCAAGTGGCTGAAGGACAACCTGTAG